The genomic interval GATTATTACAGTCTAACctattcaggaatgttaaatTTGTATTGCGAGAAAGAACTGGCAGGGCTAAAATTTACATTTCACGGAACCTAGAAACTTAAATTTATAATGGTTGAAACGCAGGGAGAAGCAGAGGCTTGTCTGTTCGCTATTCTCTCCTCAGCCTTTTCAGCATGATGCCCTGACCCTCTGGGGACAGTTGTTTACCCACAGCCTCGTCAGCCAGACTGAGGGCCCACGAAGAACACATACCAAGTTCCTTCCCTTCGAGCAGAGTCCTCAGAGACCAGCACTCATCCCAGGGTCACCTCTCAGTGAGTCACAGAGATTAGTCCCAAGGGCACCTAGCTCCAGGAGTAACTGTGAAGCCAGTCCTCAGCAGCTCAAGGGTGAGGAAAAGACCGTGAAGGACGAACATCTGTGAACTGTCGGACAGAGCACCTGCCTTGCTTTGTGTGTTTAGTCAACAGGAGAGTCCCTAAGCTACCAGGAAGATTCCTAGCCTGCCTGCATTGTGGAAATTTAGTGATTTGTAAAGTTAAAAACAATCCAACAATTCCTAGTATGGATCTCAGGTTAACCAGAAGCCCTGTTTTATCATATGGCTAGGACCCCTGAAAAACTGAGCACTTTATAACACTCATAAGTAGGGAAGAACCTGTTCACTCCTGGGGTTCACAAGAACAGAGTTTCCACTAAACTGGCTACACTTTCATTTAGAGTTAATTACAAAGACAGAATAGATGCTGGAACTTGTCCTGCTGAATTCAGAGCAGTGGAAGGTTGGGCACCTCATGTTCCTGACATCACACAGAACCATAACACTGGACTGGGTGCCTTACACTGTGGGTGCTATTGCTTTGTCGCGAATGTACAGAACAATTCTGCTGTCTTTCAGTCTGCTTGCACATCTCAAAAGCAGGATTTTATAGATTTATACAGGTATATTTAGCTGTTTGtagtatattataaattatatttatgatacttatattttaaatgccatatGAAAAAGCTAAATTTTGTAATAAGTAAGCCTCATTTGGGGAGGGAACATCATAGAATATATTACTAAATAGCTTAATgacatataaaatttaaagtaagaCTTTTGTTATTTACATAAGAGAGAAATAATAGCAAAATTGAatatattcattttccttttctttctttctctctttcttttctttctttttctcttctcttctcttctctctctctctctctctctctctctctctctctctctctctctctttctctatctctctttttctttcttttttgaggcagggtttctatctatatatagtcctggctatcctggaactcactatgtataccagGTTGAATATATGCTTGGAGcccctttaaaaaataattttcataactTAACTGTAAGTAGgaatatatttttatcaaattaataattaattttgaaaGTAAAATTCTTCAGTCAAACTTGAAGTTATGCTTATTTATAAGAATCCAGCAGTTACACATGGACACATCAGCACCTTCTATAATGTACAAAATAATTAGCTCTGATAAATAATCAAAATTTACTCACActttataatgttttaaaattttaaatagaaagcTCATGGAGATTCTCTGAGctaaatttcagtgtatcttcttAAAATGGATGgatacatttattatttaaatgtggtTTTAAATATTCTTAATAAAGGAGAGAAGAAATCTGCACAAAAGTTAAGTAGCATGATACATGTTATATGGGTTTTTCCCTCAGGAAAAATTATTTGGCTGTCGTTACAGAGGACTGAGACGGGTTCTGTTTTCTACACTCCCATCATTTCGTCTCTTGTCCTACTCAAGACAAACATCAGGAAACACATGTTCACTCCCTTAAAGTCTCCCTACCTTCTCTCCACCCCTAAAAGCtttaaattctatttcattgacgtgtgtgtgtgtgtgtgtgtgtgtgtgtgtgtgtgtgtgtgtgtgtgtatgacagagagagatacacagagagacagagacagagaaaaggaggaaggagaccaTGAGTGTGCTTGTCAGAGGACAACGAGTCCGTGCTCTGACCCCACATCCATCCCAGGGGTCAGACTTCTCCATCCCAGAGGTCAGGCCTTTCAGCACTTAGAATTGCAAGGACTATATTACATTTATTCTAAAAACGAAAGCTATTCCGTTTTGGTAGCATTCCAAAGAAAAAGTGTCATTTGAAATTAAATTCATAGCTTTTacataatttcatattttcaaaggTCCCATGTATGTATATTAGCAATAATTTTATATTACAGGCTTCCTATCATATGCATAACAATGTACTTTAATCATCtaacttttagaaatatttcattgtatttcCACATTTAATTGCCTTACAGTAAAGTTCAAGAAGTAAGCAAGTATTAAAAACACATTGCTATTTTTCACTAGTTCATGACAGTACcggtatgtaagtatgtatgtatgtatgtatgtatgtatgtatgtatgtgctataCAGTGTCTcactgcatatgtatgtatgtatgcatgtatgtacttaGTGTCTCGCTttgtacttatgtatgtatgtgtgtatgtatgtatgtaagcatgtatgtatgtacttagaAAGTGTCTCGCGgtgatggcctggaactcacagtgtggACCAGGCTcatctctaactcacagagaacagcctgcatctgcctcctgagtgctgagactaaaggcatgagccaccacacccagcttgttgGTATTTACTGTTAAAAGTCATGAATGTACTGAATTCCTACAAAAATTGATTATGATTAATATAATGAAGATGAGGTGTTCAATATTACATTTGGCCAAGAAGACAACATCAAAGAGTAGTGGGCTATTTTCCAGGCCAGCAGTACAAGGATAGGAAAACAGACAATGGTGGGAAAGATAGGTTCCACAAAAATAAGAGTCCTTTTATTTCTGATGGTTGGATTCAAGTCAGTAGGTAACTTTAGAGGTGATACAATTTTAGGAAGAATACACACAATTACATCTTGTCTAGAACTTTTACTGTAATAAAAAAGGAACAAATGGAGAAAATGTAATATACCCTAATGTTTGAACAAAATGCAGTTTACACAAGGAAGACCAGCACTGACAAATTTTGTTAATTATGTGTCCAGGGACACATAATCATATAGATTTATAATTAACCACTTGTCCTAATATCCTTTGTGCTTAAAAACAGTTTCCTAATGAACAGCAGTAAAGGGAGGGGCTTCTCAGGAGGAGAAAGGACATGGCCACCTTATGGAAAATTTTAAAGAGCTACAGGATCTTAATAGTTCATCCACACTGTTAGGAGCCTTCTCCCTGCTCGGTCTGCACTGCATGGGGAGGCTTTGTGCTACTATGGGTTTCCAGGCAACTATGGACTACCCAcaagtaataataaaattatgactGAGATACTTTTAGATATCCTTTGATGCACACGACATACTCCAAAGACTGCCAATGACTCTACCAGAAAGGAACCATCAAGGCTGGCGTCGAGAATGTAGTACATGGAGATGGATCGGGGGTTGTGTATACTGATGTTTATAAAGCCGTGGGTCCTGACGAATGACTCCCTAGGATGGCTGCTCACTGTGTGACCTCAGGAAAATTTAATTCTTCTGTCCTTCAGTTTTCCATATGGGAAATGAAGATAACTATTTCATGGGTTTGTTGTAAGTATTAATTGGGCAAGTGTTTACAACCATTCCATACTCCCTCAGTGGATGTCGATAAAATCCACACAGGAAGGGTGGTGACTGGCCAAAGTAACATATAGACTGACGTGTGACAATTACTTTCATTGTAACTAAGGACAGGCCCACAATACCGTATTCAGAGTACCTGCTTGGGAGGTCAAGTGTTGCTAGATCCTTCCCGATTGACATAAACAGGAAGATGGAAGGGTTCTGTAATGTGATAGAGACTAAAGCTCTCGTGAGTTATGCATTGGTATGTTGTATCTCCAGTGCACATTCAATACAAtttttcatttgtctttaatTTGTGCTCACATACTCACAGTGCTGTGTATAATGGATGACATCCTTCCTGTCCCATTTTTATGAGAGCATAAGATTGCTCCTGCATACCCTAGATGCTAATGTGATGTGCCCCTTCTCAATAATATATGATTATGCATTTCTGCTCCTTAAATTGAATAGTAATTAAAATCTTTAGCCTTGGGGAAAGAGCATGTCCACTGAGTAATGTTAAAAGCTTCTAATTCTGCTGTTTTGCCAAGTGTTCTAAACATTATATCTCATCTGTATTATTAAGTACAAATATTTGTGCCCAACTATGCAATATGGTTAAAAGAACAACAGTGTTACAGTTGCACAAAGGAAATTTCTAGATTGTAACAATAGATGTGGACTACAAAATTGCATGTTGGAAAAATATgacatttataaaaattaactTGAAGAGAATCCAATCTCTCCTTCTGCTGAAAACTTACTGCAGGTTTCAGACTGCAGGACTGCCAATCAACAGCCCGCTGACAGGGACCAAGGCGAGGGCCTAAAGTAATGGCATGGATGGAAGTGTGTGTGGCTTCTGCGAGCACCTCTTGTCATCACATCACTGTGACCCTCTCTGGGGACAGATGAGGAACCGCTCCTCCCATGCCTTCGTCTAGAAACTGGCTCTTTTCCCAGCCCTTTTTAATTCGTTTTAGCTTTCGGCTTATGCATGGGAGGAGTAATATCATCTTACCCAGAATTACAATGGAGGGCAAAACGAGGGCAAGAACGAAGTTTGGTGGTGTGTAAAAGCGGTAGTACTCTTCTGCAAACGCACGCTTCCATCCGTAAATTAACACGTGGAAGGTCGTGATGAGCAGGGCGACGTAGCCAAGCGTAGACTTgagatgggagaggaagagagaagaggtcCATTACTCACCCACATAACAACCTCTGCAGATACCCTGTTGATTTTTCAATCTTCAGTGAACTACTGTCTTCTGAATTGGGCAATTTAAGGCAGTTGCATAAATTCCTATACACTTATTTGCAGTACAGCAATCTTGCACAAATCAGATCATGTTGAATAAACTGAATAATCTCATTAACTAATTCATTATATCACAAGGTTTTCTGTGCCCTATCAAaacacatcatgaattttgtgtGGTTTTATTTGAATGGTTACAGTTTAACCCTTCCTTTGTGTTGATCATTCTGATCTTAACTTTCTTCAACTATAAATAATACCACTGTAGCCCTCGTATATTCTGACTTCTATCCTTGGACTGATTCTACTACTAGGATTAGTGATCAGCGCATCTAGCTTTTCTCTAATGGTAAAGATATGCCTGGTGTCCATGTTTTATCAAGGTTTGTACAGAAGTCACTGTGGCACACAGCTGtgatcccagtactagggaggatGCAGAAAGAGGactacaagttcaaagccagcctgagacaatatagtgaaactctgtctcaacaaacaagcaaactagtAGTGGAGATTATCCAAATTGCTACATGTTATGTATAAAACTATAACAGTTTAAAAACAGGTTCATACaggtatatgtataaacatatatacaacatTAAATACTAAAGAGCAATcgcttgaatacacacacacacacacatacacacacacacaccaaacagatACTAGTTAATAAGAAAACATGATAAAACTTAAAGAGTATTACTATGTAATGTGGGTAACCATTCAAACATGACCATGATAAATGATATGACTAAAAATGCTTTAACCTATAACCATTTTGTAGGTTAAAAGGTTACCATTTTTTAGTTCCCTAAATTATTACATTAAGGTTGCTTACTTTGACAACTAGTTTTTATCAGCATAGTGACGTAATGTCTAAGTTCACCAGGAAAATGTCAGCTCTCTAGCAGGCAAGATGTTTGCAATTACTTGTCTAACTTTGTGATGATAGATGTCTGTCTAGCACCTTCTATCAGAAGGCCTTCATTTCCTTTCAGGTGTGATCAAAGGGAGAAAGCGAATTTAGACAAAGGTTGTCCTTGGTTAGAATAAGATTTCTGCATGGCTTTAAAGGGGTGGGTTGGGGGGAAGTGGTGGGCAGGGAGTGTCAACAGTGAAGAcacttgtatacatgtatatcattttcaaagaataaaaatatcttttagaaCCTCCCTAAAGTAGCCAGacatgtggtacacacctttattttaaccctagcactggggaggcaaaggcaagaagaCCTTTCTGAGTTtcaatccagcctggtctacagagcaaattccaggaaattccaggacagccaatacCACATAGATAAATTGTTGTAACACCTTCTcatcacacaacaacaacaacaatccaaaaaaaaccaaataaaacaaacaacaacaaaaacaaaaaactcaatagGCAAGGGACAAAAAAGTTAGTATACTTCCAAATGACTGTACTGTATACATCGTATATATTGTACTGTACACTGTTTGGATCAGAAAGTACAGATTGTGGCCATGTAACTAGAATCCAAATTgtctggatatgtgtgtgtgtatatttaaatatgtaaattgtGTTATACAGATATTAATGGAGATGAATGTTTAGctttttaaagaactcaagagttcTTTGACTTTCTTTACACTCTTGTGCATTAGTTTGTGATTGACACATTAAAGTCCATTAACAAGATTCACAAATCCAGTTGCTTGTCACGACCCATTAGCACTTCTTAGTGCTtataactgtgtgtgtgcatgtgtgttcgttTGCTTAATAATGAATTGACTTTCAACATTAAATTTGACCTAAGCCCACTTCTCTCTTTATTCTTAACATGATAGACAATGTTATGTAATGATGTACTGGCCTTTCACTTACTAAACTGGCCTTTAGGTACATGTGTTATCTGAACTGGATGTACAAATTATGGCCTCCAAAGCACTCTTCTTAGAGGGCGCATATTCACCATTGAACTTAATGAAATTCTGTGCCCCCCAGTGCATTACCAGACAAGCCCCAGTATACCTGGATGAAACTGAACTCTCTCCAGTTCAAAGCGTTGCTCACTGATGGGATGGAAGTGACCGCCAGCAGGGACAACAAGCCCAGGCTCATGATGCCAAAGGAAATGTACATCTCAATCCTCCAGACCTCCTCCTCGTTCCACGCGTTCTCAATATTGGCATGAACctaacaaggaaacaaacacgAATTCCCTCTACTCGGTAGAATGTTCGCTGACTCTGCACATCACGTACTCTCAGCTGAAGAAGAACCAGGCCATTTATGATCGTCTTTAATGTTAGTAGTGTTAGTTCAGCATAAAGAACCATTGTAGAGAATCTGTTCTTATTCCAGACatagagaaaaggggagagagtgTTAAATCAAAACAGGACTAAGATGCCCTCCTTTTCAAGCATGTAAGGGGGCGGGGGTGAGGTTAAGCCTACAACAGCTGGTTCACAGTAAATCACTACTACAGTCCAAGACCAGGGGATGCCAGCTGACTGGTTCCCGAGTTACAGAAAAAGAATTTGTAGTCAGGCTCAGTTCTGAGGTGCTTTTACAGGTTGGTATACATGTGGCTGAATGTCTGGGGTATGCTCTAAGTTTAACTTAGAAGCCAGGCAGGGACTTCAAAGTTACCTTCTTCATCACCCAATGTCAATGTCTCTTTCTTACCCTTCTTTCctggaaacaaaaaaatcctcaGGCAAGGATATGGAGTTGAATTATCTGTCCCCGTGAATTACTCCACTACTAAACCTTCCAAACCCCAAACAGTTCCATTGATTGgtagtatttttttctaaaatctttTCCTTATGTTGCTAATACACATCAGTCAAGTATGACTTAACTGAGTTTATGGCAATCTGCATAGTGAATACTTCTAGAATTACATAATTAGAACAATATAATTAGAGCATAAATCAAGAGTTGGTCTCCTTCAGTTGAAGGAGATTTTGATTTAAGTATGTATCTATAGATGTAAGAAAATACATTCTAAATACCATCTTAACTTTATCCAGTTTTAGATAAGAAAacattcttgtttttaaaaaagccacCCCTACCAACATCCTGAAAGAGCCTTTGGGGCTCCTATGTTAAAAAACCTCTAACCAAATACCTGTCCACTGGGGGAGGTGGTTTCtgtctttaatcgcagcactctcaaggcagaggtaggcagagctcagtgagtttgagggAAGTGGGTTTATAtagaaagttctaggccagtgagggctacatagtgagaccttgtctcaaaccaaacaaaacaccctcACAAATATACTCCTCTCCAGGATCTACACAGCTATACTGAAGAGCAATATCCACcgataaagagaccctgtctcaaaaaaaacagaaacacttccCCGCCCCCAAATATACCAAAGGGAAAATGCCACACTATCCTAACTCAGATTTTACAGTTCCTATGACGGTATCCCACTAGGGCAGGTAAATCCCGCGCATGCTCAGTACCTGCTGATAAGCCATGTTGAGGAACAGGTATCTTTCCGACCTCCTCATTGGTAAGCAGAGGCTGTAGGCTACGTGAACAACTGCAAAGAAGAAGCTCAGCAATCCCAGCTGTTTCCTGCACTGCAGCCAAGTATCCAGCCACGGGGGAAATCGGCGGTACTTAGTGCCATAATAAAGCTGATACGCAGCTGCCAGGAGGCCAGCCAGGTACACCAGAGACAGCAGGGTGATGGCGACGATCGGCAAGGTTTTGTTCACAATCTCAATGGGAATCTTGTAAAAGTCACTCTGCTGGTTTCTGGCATATGGATGTATCACATCTCTgacaaaggaataaagaaagaaaaatgtggccAAGCTTATGGCTACTACCACTGGCCCCCTCCAGAGAGTAAACAGTCGCAGAGGTAAGTTTTCAATCTCCTTGGCTGACGACAAAGATCCCAAGTCAACAGGAATAAAATTCAGCTGGCGGGCGAGCTCGATAACCTGCTGTCGAGCTTGGATATTGTTGCTGCATATATAAACCTGGAAGAAAAGCCAAAAAGGATGGTTACCACTGCTGTACATAAAAGTCCTATCCTCAGTCACAAAGTCGACTGAATCTGCGGGGCATTGCCTATTGACTTTGTATGATGTAAGTGAATggagaaataaataattattaactGTAAATTACTAAACAGACAAAGTAAATAATACCATATGTATTATTATCAGTTTTaaaacaatatccttttatttttattagatgttttctttatttacattccaaatgttattccctttcttagtttctcctccaaaaacctcctatcccattccctctccccctgctcaccagcctACCCATTCCCgcttccctgtcttggcattctcctacattggggaattgagccttcacaggaccaaaggcctctcctcccagcctctgctacatatgcatggagccatgggtccctccatgtgtgctctttgattggtggtttagtccctgggagctctgggggtactggttggtttattgttgttcctcctgtggggctgcaaaccccttcagctccttgggtcctttctctaactcctccattggggaccctgtactcagtccaatggttggctgtgagcatccacgtctgtatttgttaagcactggcagagcctctcaggagacagctatatcaggctcctgtcaggaagcacttgttggcatccacaatagtgtctgggtttgttaactgtatataggatggatccccaggtgaggcagtctctggatggcttttccttcagtctctgc from Mus musculus strain C57BL/6J chromosome 5, GRCm38.p6 C57BL/6J carries:
- the Steap2 gene encoding metalloreductase STEAP2 isoform X1, which gives rise to MESISMMGSPKSLETFLPNGINGIKDARQVTVGVIGSGDFAKSLTIRLIRCGYHVVIGSRNPKFASEFFPHVVDVTHHEDALTKTNIIFVAIHREHYTSLWDLRHLLVGKILIDVSNNMRVNQYPESNAEYLASLFPDSLIVKGFNVISAWALQLGPKDASRQVYICSNNIQARQQVIELARQLNFIPVDLGSLSSAKEIENLPLRLFTLWRGPVVVAISLATFFFLYSFVRDVIHPYARNQQSDFYKIPIEIVNKTLPIVAITLLSLVYLAGLLAAAYQLYYGTKYRRFPPWLDTWLQCRKQLGLLSFFFAVVHVAYSLCLPMRRSERYLFLNMAYQQVHANIENAWNEEEVWRIEMYISFGIMSLGLLSLLAVTSIPSVSNALNWREFSFIQSTLGYVALLITTFHVLIYGWKRAFAEEYYRFYTPPNFVLALVLPSIVILGKMILLLPCISRKLKRIKKGWEKSQFLDEGMGGAVPHLSPERVTVM
- the Steap2 gene encoding metalloreductase STEAP2 isoform 2 (isoform 2 is encoded by transcript variant 6) is translated as MESISMMGSPKSLETFLPNGINGIKDARQVTVGVIGSGDFAKSLTIRLIRCGYHVVIGSRNPKFASEFFPHVVDVTHHEDALTKTNIIFVAIHREHYTSLWDLRHLLVGKILIDVSNNMRVNQYPESNAEYLASLFPDSLIVKGFNVISAWALQLGPKDASRQVYICSNNIQARQQVIELARQLNFIPVDLGSLSSAKEIENLPLRLFTLWRGPVVVAISLATFFFLYSFVRDVIHPYARNQQSDFYKIPIEIVNKTLPIVAITLLSLVYLAGLLAAAYQLYYGTKYRRFPPWLDTWLQCRKQLGLLSFFFAVVHVAYSLCLPMRRSERYLFLNMAYQQVHANIENAWNEEEVWRIEMYISFGIMSLGLLSLLAVTSIPSVSNALNWREFSFIQWPRAALSS